The proteins below are encoded in one region of Metallibacterium scheffleri:
- the fba gene encoding class II fructose-bisphosphate aldolase (catalyzes the reversible aldol condensation of dihydroxyacetonephosphate and glyceraldehyde 3-phosphate in the Calvin cycle, glycolysis, and/or gluconeogenesis) — protein MALVSLRQLLDHAAEHGYGVPAFNVNDMEQIQAIMEAAQDVQAPVILQASAGARSYAGEAYLRHMVLAAIETHPEIPVVLHQDHGATPAVCQASIRSGFSSVMMDGSLREDAKTPASYEYNLEVTRKVCEFAHWVGVSVEGELGCLGSLETGEAGEEDGVGAVGKLSHDMLLTDPVQAKDFVAQTGVDALAIAIGTSHGAYKFTRQPTGDILAIARIAAIHAAVPDTHLVMHGSSSVPQEWLAIIRQHGGDIKETYGVPVEEIVRGIGSGVRKVNIDTDIRLAMTGAMRQLFATQPSEFDPRKAMLAAKKAARGICKLRFEAFGCAGQAGKIKPLPLEAMAKRYR, from the coding sequence ATGGCCCTCGTCTCGCTACGCCAGCTTCTGGATCACGCCGCCGAACATGGCTACGGCGTACCCGCGTTCAACGTCAACGACATGGAGCAGATCCAGGCGATCATGGAGGCCGCGCAGGACGTGCAGGCGCCGGTGATCCTGCAGGCCTCGGCCGGCGCGCGCAGTTACGCCGGCGAGGCCTATTTGCGCCACATGGTGCTGGCCGCCATCGAAACCCATCCCGAGATTCCGGTGGTGCTGCACCAGGACCATGGCGCCACGCCCGCGGTCTGTCAGGCCTCGATCCGCTCCGGCTTCAGCAGCGTGATGATGGATGGTTCCCTGCGCGAGGACGCCAAGACGCCGGCGTCCTACGAGTACAACCTCGAGGTCACGCGCAAGGTTTGCGAGTTCGCGCACTGGGTCGGCGTGTCGGTGGAGGGCGAACTGGGCTGCCTGGGCTCGCTGGAAACCGGCGAGGCGGGCGAGGAGGACGGTGTCGGCGCCGTCGGCAAGCTCAGCCACGACATGCTGCTGACCGATCCGGTGCAGGCGAAGGATTTCGTCGCGCAGACCGGCGTCGACGCCTTGGCCATCGCCATCGGCACCAGCCACGGCGCCTACAAATTCACCCGCCAGCCCACCGGCGACATCCTCGCCATCGCGCGCATCGCCGCCATCCATGCCGCCGTGCCCGACACGCACCTGGTGATGCACGGCAGCTCCAGCGTGCCGCAGGAGTGGCTGGCGATCATTCGCCAGCACGGCGGCGACATCAAGGAAACCTACGGCGTGCCGGTGGAGGAGATCGTGCGCGGCATCGGCAGTGGCGTGCGCAAGGTCAACATCGACACCGACATCCGCCTGGCCATGACCGGCGCCATGCGCCAGTTGTTCGCCACGCAGCCCTCCGAGTTCGATCCGCGCAAGGCCATGCTGGCGGCGAAGAAGGCCGCGCGCGGCATCTGCAAACTGCGCTTCGAGGCCTTCGGCTGCGCCGGGCAGGCGGGCAAGATCAAGCCGCTGCCGCTGGAAGCCATGGCCAAGCGCTACCGCTGA
- the tkt gene encoding transketolase: MSGASNARVVHGQPSHDPRATALRALAMDAVQKATCGHPGAPMGMAEMAVVLWCNHLRHNPGDPHWADRDRFVLSNGHASMLLYALLHLTGYDLPLEEIRNFRQLHSKTPGHPEHGLTPGVETTTGPLGQGLANAVGMALAEKLLAREFNRPGHAIIDHHTWVFHGDGCLMEGISQEAISLAGVWQLDKLVALYDDNGISIDGAVTGWFGDDTPARFRACGWRVIGPIDGHDLAALDAAIASARQPSGKPTLIVCRTTIGAGAPHRAGTAKAHGEALGADEVAATRAALGWNHPPFEIPAEIRAQWDARATGARRQGEWQTRFNAYRREFPELAAEFERRMAGHLLDDWPTLRAQVQQHFAQATENVASRKASQQVLAQLAPRLPEMLGGSADLTGSNLTDFPDAGPRHISYGVREFGMAAIMNGVALHGGWIPYGGTFLTFSDYSRNAIRMAALMKLRVIHVFTHDSIGLGEDGPTHQSVEHAASLRLIPNLEVWRPCDAAETALAWTSALDSVQRPSALLLSRQALPTQTRDAAQVQAIARGGYVLSAPAGARATILATGSEVGLAMQAQQLLAQQGIGVRVVSLPSSTRFDRQDAAYRAEVLGTLPRIGVEAGVTCWWGQYGCVAALGVDSFGESAPAPALFEHFGLTAAKLAARVREVLDA; encoded by the coding sequence ATGTCCGGCGCATCCAACGCCCGCGTCGTGCATGGACAGCCCTCGCACGATCCGCGCGCCACGGCTCTGCGCGCGCTGGCCATGGACGCTGTGCAAAAAGCTACCTGCGGTCACCCCGGTGCACCGATGGGCATGGCCGAGATGGCTGTGGTGTTGTGGTGCAATCACCTGCGCCACAATCCGGGCGATCCGCACTGGGCCGATCGCGACCGCTTCGTGCTCAGCAACGGCCACGCTTCGATGCTGCTGTACGCGCTGCTGCACCTCACCGGCTACGACCTGCCGCTCGAGGAAATCAGGAATTTCCGCCAGCTGCACAGCAAAACGCCAGGCCATCCCGAGCACGGCCTCACGCCCGGCGTCGAGACCACCACCGGGCCGCTGGGCCAGGGCCTGGCCAACGCCGTCGGCATGGCGCTGGCCGAGAAGTTGCTGGCGCGCGAGTTCAACCGCCCCGGCCACGCCATCATCGATCACCACACCTGGGTGTTCCACGGCGACGGCTGCCTGATGGAAGGCATCAGCCAGGAAGCCATCTCGCTGGCTGGCGTGTGGCAGCTCGACAAGCTGGTCGCGCTGTACGACGACAATGGCATCAGCATTGATGGCGCGGTGACCGGCTGGTTCGGCGACGACACGCCGGCGCGTTTCCGCGCCTGCGGCTGGCGCGTGATCGGCCCCATCGACGGCCACGACCTGGCCGCGCTGGATGCCGCCATCGCCAGCGCCCGACAACCCAGCGGCAAGCCCACGCTAATCGTCTGCCGCACCACCATCGGCGCCGGTGCGCCCCATCGCGCCGGTACCGCCAAGGCGCACGGCGAAGCGCTGGGTGCCGATGAGGTCGCCGCCACGCGCGCGGCACTGGGCTGGAACCATCCACCCTTCGAGATTCCGGCAGAGATCCGCGCGCAATGGGACGCCCGCGCCACCGGCGCGCGACGTCAGGGCGAATGGCAGACGCGCTTCAATGCCTACCGGCGCGAGTTTCCTGAATTGGCCGCCGAATTCGAGCGGCGCATGGCCGGCCATCTGCTGGACGACTGGCCGACGCTGCGTGCGCAGGTGCAGCAGCACTTCGCGCAGGCCACCGAGAACGTGGCCTCACGCAAGGCCTCGCAGCAGGTGCTGGCGCAGCTGGCGCCGCGTTTGCCGGAGATGCTCGGCGGCAGCGCCGATCTCACCGGCTCCAACCTCACCGATTTCCCCGATGCCGGCCCGCGCCACATTTCCTATGGCGTGCGCGAATTCGGCATGGCCGCCATCATGAATGGCGTCGCGCTGCACGGCGGCTGGATTCCCTACGGTGGCACCTTCCTCACCTTCAGCGACTACAGCCGCAACGCCATCCGCATGGCTGCGCTGATGAAGCTGCGCGTGATCCATGTGTTCACCCACGATTCCATCGGCCTGGGCGAGGACGGCCCCACACACCAATCGGTCGAGCACGCCGCCAGCCTGCGCCTGATCCCCAACCTGGAAGTCTGGCGTCCCTGTGACGCCGCGGAAACCGCGCTGGCCTGGACCAGCGCGCTGGACAGCGTGCAGCGTCCCAGCGCGCTGTTGCTCTCGCGTCAGGCGTTGCCCACGCAAACGCGCGATGCCGCGCAGGTGCAGGCCATCGCGCGCGGCGGCTACGTGCTCAGTGCGCCCGCCGGCGCGCGCGCCACGATCCTCGCCACCGGCTCGGAAGTCGGCTTGGCGATGCAGGCACAACAACTGCTGGCGCAGCAAGGCATCGGCGTGCGCGTGGTGTCACTGCCCAGCAGCACGCGCTTCGACCGCCAGGACGCGGCCTACCGTGCCGAGGTGCTGGGCACGCTGCCGCGCATCGGCGTTGAGGCCGGCGTCACCTGCTGGTGGGGTCAGTACGGCTGCGTCGCCGCGCTGGGCGTGGACAGCTTCGGCGAGTCGGCGCCGGCGCCGGCATTGTTCGAACACTTCGGACTGACCGCCGCGAAACTGGCCGCGCGCGTGCGCGAGGTGCTGGACGCATGA
- the tsf gene encoding translation elongation factor Ts — protein MQITAQTVKELRERTGAGMMECKKALTENAGDIDTAAEWLRKQGLAKADKKASRVAAEGRIAMARHAGKAVLVEINSETDFVAKDENFVKFTDEVARTALSSGARDVEALKSEKTSYGPTVEEARAWLIAKVGENVQVRRMAHVDSSHAVAAYVHGARIGVLVELKGGNDELARGIAMHIAAMNPPYNKASDVPAAFIAKEKEIELAKMSEKDRSKPEPILEKIISGKIAKIVNENTLYGQPYVLNTEQTVEAALKAAGAEVLQFQRLAVGEGIEKVVEDYAAEVMKQAGLA, from the coding sequence ATGCAGATCACCGCACAGACGGTCAAGGAACTGCGCGAGCGCACCGGCGCCGGCATGATGGAATGCAAGAAGGCGCTGACCGAAAACGCCGGCGACATCGACACCGCCGCCGAGTGGCTGCGCAAGCAGGGTCTGGCCAAGGCCGACAAGAAAGCCAGCCGCGTCGCCGCCGAGGGCCGCATCGCCATGGCCCGGCACGCCGGCAAGGCGGTGCTGGTCGAGATCAACTCCGAGACCGACTTTGTCGCCAAGGACGAAAACTTCGTCAAGTTCACCGACGAAGTGGCCAGGACCGCGCTCAGCAGCGGCGCCCGCGACGTCGAGGCACTGAAGTCCGAGAAGACATCGTATGGCCCGACGGTCGAGGAAGCGCGTGCCTGGCTGATCGCCAAGGTCGGCGAAAACGTGCAGGTACGGCGCATGGCGCACGTGGACAGCAGCCACGCGGTTGCGGCCTATGTGCACGGCGCGCGCATCGGCGTGCTGGTCGAGTTGAAGGGTGGCAATGATGAACTGGCGCGCGGTATCGCCATGCACATCGCCGCGATGAATCCGCCGTACAACAAGGCCAGCGACGTGCCGGCCGCGTTCATCGCCAAGGAAAAGGAAATCGAGCTGGCCAAGATGTCTGAGAAAGACCGGTCCAAGCCGGAACCGATCCTGGAAAAAATCATCTCTGGCAAGATCGCCAAGATCGTCAACGAGAACACACTGTACGGCCAGCCCTACGTGCTCAATACCGAGCAGACCGTGGAAGCCGCGCTGAAGGCCGCCGGCGCCGAGGTGCTGCAGTTTCAGCGCCTGGCCGTGGGCGAAGGCATCGAGAAGGTGGTCGAGGACTACGCCGCCGAAGTGATGAAGCAGGCCGGCCTGGCCTGA
- the gph gene encoding phosphoglycolate phosphatase (PGP is an essential enzyme in the glycolate salvage pathway in higher organisms (photorespiration in plants). Phosphoglycolate results from the oxidase activity of RubisCO in the Calvin cycle when concentrations of carbon dioxide are low relative to oxygen. This enzyme is a member of the Haloacid Dehalogenase (HAD) superfamily of aspartate-nucleophile hydrolase enzymes (PF00702).) yields MIEVLSFDLDGTLVDTGTEIAAAVNLTLRDFDRAPLAQAAIEALIGAGAHELMRRVLARVDAAQALDHAALMQRFEQHYAAQAGSTAQPYPDCVATLQRLRAAGLRLACVTNKEQRHAQRVLDATALAPYFELLIGGDTLAWKKPDARVLRHVVAVLGSRPAHAAHVGDSQTDLAAARNAGVADWAVPWGYNAGTPIAQARPTRLFDSFAAIAAAALAPSTVPPHRAAATH; encoded by the coding sequence ATGATCGAGGTGCTCAGCTTCGATCTCGACGGCACGCTGGTCGACACCGGCACCGAGATTGCCGCAGCGGTCAACCTCACGTTGCGCGATTTCGACCGCGCGCCGCTGGCGCAGGCCGCCATCGAAGCCCTGATCGGCGCTGGTGCGCACGAACTGATGCGGCGCGTGCTGGCGCGGGTCGATGCCGCGCAGGCGCTGGACCACGCCGCGCTGATGCAGCGTTTCGAGCAGCACTACGCCGCGCAGGCTGGCAGCACGGCGCAGCCCTATCCCGATTGCGTGGCGACCCTGCAGCGCCTGCGCGCGGCTGGCCTGCGCCTGGCTTGCGTGACCAACAAGGAACAGCGCCACGCGCAGCGCGTGCTCGATGCCACCGCGCTGGCGCCGTACTTCGAGTTGCTGATCGGTGGCGACACACTGGCCTGGAAAAAGCCCGACGCGCGCGTGTTGCGCCATGTCGTCGCCGTGCTGGGCAGCCGGCCGGCGCATGCCGCCCACGTCGGCGACTCGCAAACCGATCTTGCCGCCGCGCGCAACGCTGGCGTGGCCGACTGGGCGGTGCCGTGGGGCTACAACGCCGGCACGCCCATCGCGCAGGCGCGGCCCACGCGCCTGTTCGACAGTTTCGCCGCCATCGCCGCAGCCGCGCTGGCTCCTTCCACGGTGCCTCCGCACCGCGCCGCCGCCACCCACTGA
- a CDS encoding HAD-IA family hydrolase, whose protein sequence is MAALRALIFDVDGTLAETERDGHRVAFNRAFAALGLPWRWDDAGYGVLLRVAGGYERLLAFLATQADAPADAGERAALARIIHQRKNAEFAALVAQGGLAPRPGVRRLVDACAGQGILLAVATTTGRANLDALFPHLFGADWPQRFAALVCAEDAPRKKPDPQVYAIALQRLGIAPGEAIAFEDSPAGLAAARAAGLACLVTRSVYFANADFSGATAVVDDLDAAPDWPCASPRVDLQALRTLHAARA, encoded by the coding sequence ATGGCCGCGCTGCGCGCGCTGATCTTCGATGTCGATGGCACCCTGGCCGAGACCGAACGCGATGGTCACCGCGTCGCCTTCAACCGCGCTTTCGCCGCGCTGGGTCTGCCCTGGCGCTGGGATGATGCGGGCTACGGCGTGCTGCTGCGGGTCGCGGGCGGCTACGAGCGCCTGCTGGCGTTCCTGGCGACGCAGGCCGATGCGCCCGCCGACGCGGGCGAACGCGCGGCGCTGGCGCGCATCATCCATCAGCGCAAGAACGCCGAATTCGCCGCGCTGGTGGCGCAGGGCGGCCTCGCGCCACGCCCCGGGGTGCGCCGCCTCGTCGACGCATGCGCGGGGCAGGGCATCCTGCTGGCGGTGGCCACCACTACCGGCCGCGCCAATCTGGATGCGCTGTTTCCGCACCTGTTCGGCGCCGACTGGCCGCAACGCTTCGCCGCGTTGGTGTGCGCCGAGGACGCCCCGCGCAAGAAGCCCGACCCGCAGGTGTACGCCATCGCACTGCAGCGCCTCGGCATCGCGCCAGGCGAAGCCATCGCCTTCGAAGATTCCCCCGCCGGACTCGCCGCCGCCCGCGCTGCGGGCCTCGCCTGCCTGGTCACCCGCAGCGTGTACTTCGCCAACGCCGATTTCAGCGGCGCCACGGCCGTGGTGGATGATCTGGACGCTGCACCGGACTGGCCCTGTGCCTCGCCACGCGTGGATCTGCAGGCGCTGCGAACGCTGCATGCCGCGCGCGCGTGA
- the rpsB gene encoding 30S ribosomal protein S2, giving the protein MSQVTMRQMLEAGVHFGHQTRYWNPKMGPYIFGARGKIHIINLEKTMPLFGDAMNFLSGVAQKRGGTVMFVGTKRSAREALETEAQRCSMPYVTQRWLGGTLTNFRTIKQSVARLKELEAMETDGRFEKLVKHEVLRLRRERDKLQKSLGGIKNMARLPDALFVIDIGYENIAVLEAKKLGIPVVAVVDTNYDPALVDYAIPGNDDAIRAVQLYARAAADAILEGKAAAPAAAQGDENDFVELDAAGNPVAKETDDAARRKAPPRRNAGKPGDRDRRDARPPRGGRGRSTDAGPAASE; this is encoded by the coding sequence ATGTCCCAAGTCACCATGCGCCAGATGCTGGAAGCCGGCGTGCATTTCGGCCACCAGACGCGCTACTGGAATCCCAAGATGGGCCCGTACATTTTCGGCGCCCGCGGCAAGATTCACATCATCAATCTCGAAAAGACCATGCCGCTGTTCGGCGACGCCATGAACTTCCTCTCCGGCGTGGCGCAGAAGCGCGGCGGCACGGTGATGTTCGTCGGCACCAAGCGCTCCGCGCGCGAGGCGCTGGAAACCGAGGCGCAGCGCTGCAGCATGCCCTACGTGACACAACGCTGGCTGGGCGGCACGCTGACCAACTTCCGCACCATCAAGCAGTCGGTGGCCAGGCTCAAGGAGCTGGAAGCCATGGAAACCGATGGCCGCTTCGAAAAGCTGGTCAAGCACGAAGTGCTGCGCCTGCGCCGCGAGCGCGACAAGCTGCAGAAATCGCTGGGCGGCATCAAGAACATGGCGCGCCTGCCCGACGCGCTGTTCGTGATCGACATCGGCTACGAAAACATCGCCGTGCTCGAGGCCAAGAAGCTGGGCATCCCGGTGGTCGCCGTGGTCGATACCAACTACGACCCGGCGCTGGTCGATTACGCCATCCCCGGCAATGACGACGCGATCCGCGCCGTGCAGCTTTACGCACGCGCTGCCGCCGACGCCATCCTCGAGGGCAAGGCCGCCGCACCGGCCGCCGCGCAGGGCGACGAGAACGACTTCGTCGAACTCGACGCCGCCGGCAACCCGGTGGCCAAGGAAACCGACGATGCCGCGCGCCGCAAGGCGCCGCCGCGCCGCAACGCCGGCAAGCCCGGCGATCGCGATCGCCGCGACGCGCGTCCGCCGCGTGGCGGCCGTGGCCGCAGCACCGACGCCGGCCCCGCCGCCAGCGAGTAA
- a CDS encoding phosphoribulokinase, which produces MSERHPIIAITGSSGAGTTSVTRTFQDIFRREKINAAVIEGDSFHRFDRKEMRLRQAEAEAKGDAHFSHFGPENNLFAELGQLFASYAVSGTGKCRKYLHDAGEAAPYQQEPGTFTPWEDLPPDTDLLYYEGLHGAITTPEVDVARHPDLLIGVVPVINLEWIQKLYRDKHVRGYSAEAVTDTILRRMPDYVNYICPQFSRTDINFQRVPVVDTSNPFIARYIPSADESICVIRFRNPKGIDFPYLQSMIHDSWMSRANTIVVPGGKMELAMQMILTPFIWRMIERRKRALGAL; this is translated from the coding sequence CGCGAGAAAATCAATGCCGCCGTCATCGAGGGCGACAGTTTCCATCGCTTCGACCGCAAGGAGATGCGTCTGCGCCAGGCCGAAGCCGAAGCCAAGGGCGACGCGCACTTCAGTCATTTCGGTCCGGAAAACAACCTGTTCGCCGAGCTTGGGCAGTTGTTCGCCAGCTATGCCGTGAGCGGTACCGGCAAGTGCCGCAAATACCTGCATGACGCTGGCGAGGCCGCGCCCTACCAACAGGAGCCGGGCACCTTCACGCCCTGGGAAGATCTGCCGCCCGACACCGACTTGCTGTACTACGAAGGCTTGCACGGCGCCATTACCACGCCCGAGGTCGATGTGGCGCGACACCCGGACCTGCTGATCGGCGTGGTGCCGGTGATCAACCTGGAGTGGATCCAGAAGCTTTACCGCGACAAGCACGTGCGCGGCTATTCGGCCGAGGCCGTCACCGATACCATTCTGCGGCGCATGCCGGATTACGTGAACTACATTTGCCCGCAGTTTTCGCGCACCGACATCAACTTCCAGCGCGTGCCGGTGGTCGATACCTCCAATCCGTTCATCGCGCGCTACATTCCTTCCGCTGACGAGAGCATCTGCGTGATCCGATTCCGCAATCCCAAGGGCATCGATTTTCCTTACCTGCAAAGCATGATCCACGACTCGTGGATGTCGCGCGCCAATACCATCGTGGTGCCGGGCGGCAAGATGGAGCTGGCCATGCAGATGATCCTCACGCCCTTCATCTGGCGCATGATCGAGCGGCGCAAGCGCGCGCTGGGGGCACTCTGA
- a CDS encoding thioredoxin family protein — protein sequence MAVESPATTLGTAAPGFTLRGSDGRMHSLHELRGARGTVVAFICNHCPYVQAVLPRLLRDARALAPLGVHVIAINPNDAEAYPEDRYARMVEIARDWPFPYLHDETQQVARAYDAVCTPDFFGYDAALRLRYRGRLDAGRKELVADAPRELFEAMQRIANGQLPLPLQYPSMGCSIKWRMA from the coding sequence ATGGCCGTCGAGAGTCCCGCCACCACGCTGGGCACCGCCGCGCCGGGGTTCACCCTGCGCGGCAGCGACGGTCGCATGCACAGCCTGCACGAGTTGCGCGGCGCGCGCGGCACCGTGGTGGCGTTCATCTGCAACCACTGCCCTTACGTGCAGGCGGTGCTGCCGCGCCTGCTGCGCGATGCGCGCGCGCTGGCGCCGCTGGGCGTCCATGTCATCGCCATCAATCCCAATGACGCCGAGGCCTACCCCGAGGACCGCTACGCGCGCATGGTCGAGATCGCGCGCGATTGGCCGTTTCCCTATCTGCATGACGAAACGCAGCAGGTCGCACGCGCCTATGACGCCGTGTGCACGCCGGACTTTTTTGGCTACGACGCCGCACTGCGCCTGCGCTACCGCGGGCGTCTGGACGCCGGCCGCAAGGAGCTGGTAGCGGATGCGCCGCGCGAATTGTTCGAGGCCATGCAGCGCATCGCCAACGGGCAACTGCCGCTGCCGTTGCAGTATCCCTCGATGGGTTGCTCGATCAAGTGGCGCATGGCCTGA